The Desmonostoc muscorum LEGE 12446 genome includes a region encoding these proteins:
- a CDS encoding NupC/NupG family nucleoside CNT transporter, producing the protein MERAISALGILVFLGISYAFSVNRQAVRWRIVAWGLGLEFIFALVILKTPWGLNVFKSLGDIVSQFLAFSDVGAKFVFGENFKDHFFAFQVLPTIIFFSAFISVLYHYGILQRVVNIMAWVMMKTMKTSGSESLSCAGNIFLGPTESALMVKPYIANMTQSELHALMTTGFGTIAGGVLGAYISFGVQTEHLIAAFFMTAPTSLVVSKLLYPETEVSETAGKVKANVKTNYVNVIDAASSGAIDGVKLAVNVGVMIIAFLGLLAAVNALLGWLGGFVGLQQLSLQWILSYFMAPVAFLMGVPWADCRQVGALLGTKTILNEFIAFLDLKALIENGKISQRSVIIATYALCNFANIGSIGITIGGITGIAPNRQHDLARMGVRAMIGGLLGGFITACIAGMLI; encoded by the coding sequence ATGGAACGCGCCATTTCTGCGTTGGGAATTTTAGTTTTTCTCGGCATATCTTACGCCTTCTCGGTGAATCGTCAGGCGGTGCGTTGGCGAATAGTGGCGTGGGGCTTGGGATTAGAGTTTATATTTGCCCTAGTGATTCTGAAAACTCCTTGGGGTTTGAATGTGTTTAAATCTCTTGGAGATATTGTCAGCCAGTTTTTGGCATTCTCTGATGTTGGTGCCAAATTTGTCTTTGGAGAAAATTTTAAGGATCATTTCTTTGCTTTCCAAGTGCTGCCCACAATTATCTTTTTCTCTGCCTTCATCAGCGTCTTGTATCACTACGGCATTTTACAGCGAGTGGTAAACATAATGGCATGGGTGATGATGAAGACGATGAAAACATCTGGTTCTGAATCTTTATCCTGTGCAGGTAACATCTTTTTGGGGCCAACAGAGTCAGCGCTGATGGTTAAGCCTTACATCGCCAATATGACGCAATCGGAACTCCATGCACTGATGACGACTGGCTTTGGGACGATCGCAGGTGGAGTACTAGGGGCGTATATTTCCTTTGGTGTACAAACAGAACACCTGATTGCAGCTTTTTTTATGACTGCTCCCACATCCTTGGTGGTATCAAAATTGCTGTACCCAGAAACAGAAGTATCAGAAACGGCTGGTAAGGTAAAGGCGAATGTCAAAACTAATTATGTAAATGTCATTGATGCAGCTAGTAGCGGAGCAATTGACGGCGTAAAGCTAGCGGTTAATGTTGGGGTGATGATTATTGCTTTTTTGGGATTATTAGCTGCTGTAAATGCGCTATTGGGATGGTTAGGGGGATTTGTTGGTTTACAGCAACTTTCATTACAGTGGATTTTATCTTATTTTATGGCTCCCGTAGCATTTTTAATGGGTGTACCTTGGGCTGATTGTCGGCAAGTTGGGGCGTTATTGGGTACAAAGACAATTCTCAATGAGTTTATTGCTTTTTTGGATTTGAAGGCACTCATTGAGAATGGTAAAATTTCCCAACGGTCAGTAATTATTGCGACTTACGCATTATGTAACTTTGCGAATATCGGGTCAATTGGCATTACCATTGGCGGCATTACTGGCATAGCACCCAACCGCCAGCATGATTTAGCTCGCATGGGTGTCAGGGCAATGATTGGCGGATTGTTAGGGGGTTTTATTACCGCTTGTATTGCTGGGATGCTGATTTAA
- a CDS encoding PAS domain-containing hybrid sensor histidine kinase/response regulator: MPDAEKSQNQLASDKLLYRQVNKELNYSLVATKEEGMILLLSDGSIQACNAAVEKILGVTTEEFVGQNLLEPKWQFIDENGSPLLSEIHPAMVALKTGKPCLNIVCGFYKPNSQLVWLLLSSQPLFQLTETTPYAIVTTFSDITESQHLQVEDNSSLAQDTKAIEVDDFRSRWDSLRLFQQIAGTLPGILYIYDVIEQRNCYVNYEIAEVWGYTPEQIQAMGTELFIQLLHPEDLARLPSYLEKFNSVDNGEVLSFEYQIRHANGEWRWFFSYDTVYSRTAEGLTHHILGIAFDITDRRRTEISLRQSNERFELAAAAVNCLIYDWEIQRNSVERTQGLTQVFGYTQEEAKPTLEWWRERIHPDDQQMVDDEFMTSMANGNRYRVKYRVRHKDGRYLWVEDQGFAVRDANGQVVRVVGATTDITEQQAALHDRQQAETKLRESEERIRLATTAAEVGMWFWNLTTNELIWTEKCQQLFGLSPETEISHEVFLNCVHPEDRQFIEEGIGRSLEEKVDCDIEYRIVWPDGSIHWIDAKGRVFYDADGKPVKLMGTAQDITQRKQAENALRQRETQLRRLVDSNIIGIMFATPDYIFEANEAFLEMVGYTREDLLAGKIRRKNITPPEYYPLDEQGLEQLFQVGVCSAYEKEYIRKDGSRIPILIGGALVERSPMSWVCFILDLTPRKQLEKALRQQAEELKQANRNKDEFLAILSHELRSPLNPILGWSSLLRSRKFDEVTTNRALETIERNTQLQIQLIDELLDVSRIIRGKLNLTFAPVNPVAVINAALETVRLIAETKSIQIKTQFDQNVGKVSGDFYRLQQVVGNLVSNAVKFTPSHGTVEVSLSLSRDLTSHWVVIQVKDTGQGISAEFLPHVFEYFRQADSSTTRKFGGLGLGLAIVRHLVELHGGSAIADSPGIGQGAIFTVRLPVMKENRAEEQGSRGAGERFNSSLFNGLRVLIVDDDADTREFVSFLLQQNGALITIAASATEALAAIGQNVPDLLISDLAMPEMDGYDLIKEIRAMPKEQGGEILAIALTAYVGESDRDRVLAAGFQKHVAKPVQPNQLLTSIADLIGQQF, translated from the coding sequence ATGCCAGACGCGGAAAAATCCCAAAACCAGCTGGCTAGTGACAAGCTGCTGTATCGGCAAGTTAATAAAGAATTAAATTATTCGTTGGTAGCCACTAAAGAAGAAGGAATGATTCTTCTGTTATCTGATGGCAGTATTCAGGCTTGTAATGCCGCTGTTGAGAAGATTCTGGGAGTGACAACTGAGGAGTTTGTGGGGCAAAATTTGCTCGAACCCAAATGGCAATTTATTGATGAAAATGGCTCGCCTTTGCTCAGTGAAATTCACCCAGCTATGGTTGCCCTGAAAACGGGTAAACCTTGTTTGAATATCGTGTGTGGCTTTTATAAGCCCAATAGTCAGCTAGTCTGGCTTTTATTATCTTCACAACCGCTATTTCAGCTTACAGAAACTACTCCCTACGCGATCGTCACAACTTTTTCGGATATTACTGAATCTCAACATCTTCAGGTTGAGGATAACAGTAGCTTAGCCCAAGATACTAAAGCAATTGAGGTAGATGATTTTCGGTCACGCTGGGATAGTCTACGTCTGTTTCAACAAATTGCTGGCACTCTTCCGGGCATACTATACATCTATGACGTAATTGAGCAGCGAAATTGTTACGTTAATTATGAAATTGCTGAAGTTTGGGGCTACACACCAGAACAAATCCAAGCTATGGGAACTGAGTTGTTTATTCAACTTCTACACCCTGAAGATTTAGCTCGACTCCCTAGCTATCTGGAAAAATTTAATTCTGTCGATAACGGGGAAGTCCTCAGTTTTGAATACCAAATTCGACACGCTAATGGAGAGTGGCGCTGGTTTTTTAGCTATGACACTGTGTACAGCAGAACTGCTGAGGGATTAACACATCATATTTTAGGGATCGCTTTCGATATTACAGACCGACGACGCACAGAAATTTCCCTGCGCCAAAGTAACGAAAGGTTTGAACTAGCAGCGGCAGCAGTTAATTGCCTAATTTACGACTGGGAAATTCAGAGAAATAGCGTCGAAAGAACTCAGGGTCTAACCCAGGTTTTTGGCTACACCCAAGAAGAAGCTAAACCTACCTTGGAGTGGTGGCGAGAACGCATCCACCCTGATGACCAACAAATGGTCGATGACGAATTCATGACTAGTATGGCCAATGGAAACCGTTATCGCGTCAAATATCGGGTGCGTCACAAAGATGGCCGCTATTTGTGGGTGGAAGACCAGGGGTTTGCTGTCCGCGATGCAAATGGTCAGGTAGTCAGGGTAGTTGGTGCTACTACTGATATTACCGAACAGCAAGCTGCACTACACGATCGCCAGCAAGCTGAAACAAAACTGCGGGAAAGTGAAGAACGGATTCGATTAGCAACTACCGCTGCTGAAGTTGGTATGTGGTTTTGGAATCTCACCACCAATGAGTTAATTTGGACGGAGAAATGTCAGCAGCTGTTTGGACTATCGCCAGAAACCGAAATTAGCCATGAGGTTTTCCTCAACTGTGTCCATCCAGAAGACCGCCAATTCATCGAGGAAGGAATCGGCCGTTCTCTGGAAGAAAAAGTTGATTGTGATATTGAATACCGCATTGTTTGGCCTGATGGTAGCATTCATTGGATTGATGCCAAAGGTCGTGTTTTTTATGATGCCGATGGAAAACCAGTAAAGTTGATGGGTACTGCCCAAGATATTACCCAGCGCAAACAGGCAGAAAATGCTTTGCGCCAACGCGAAACTCAATTAAGGCGGCTAGTTGATTCCAACATTATTGGCATTATGTTCGCTACTCCTGACTACATTTTTGAGGCAAACGAAGCTTTTCTAGAAATGGTAGGTTATACGCGAGAGGATTTATTGGCAGGTAAGATCCGCAGAAAAAATATCACTCCGCCTGAATATTATCCTCTTGATGAGCAAGGGCTAGAGCAACTTTTTCAAGTTGGGGTATGTAGTGCTTATGAAAAAGAATACATCCGCAAGGATGGTTCCCGCATTCCCATATTAATTGGTGGTGCCTTGGTGGAGCGATCGCCCATGTCTTGGGTCTGTTTTATTCTTGACCTCACCCCCAGAAAGCAATTAGAAAAAGCACTGAGGCAACAAGCAGAGGAACTCAAACAAGCAAACCGCAATAAAGATGAGTTTCTCGCCATTCTCTCCCACGAATTGCGATCGCCCCTCAACCCGATTCTGGGGTGGTCATCTCTACTCAGAAGCCGCAAGTTTGATGAAGTTACTACAAATCGTGCCTTGGAGACCATCGAAAGAAACACTCAATTGCAGATTCAATTAATTGATGAGTTGCTGGATGTGTCCCGAATTATTCGCGGTAAGCTGAATTTGACTTTTGCGCCTGTCAACCCGGTAGCTGTAATTAATGCTGCCTTGGAAACAGTCCGGTTAATTGCAGAAACCAAATCCATCCAAATAAAAACCCAGTTTGACCAGAATGTGGGTAAAGTTTCTGGTGATTTTTATCGTTTACAGCAAGTTGTGGGGAATTTAGTCTCCAATGCTGTCAAGTTTACTCCCTCTCATGGAACAGTGGAAGTTAGCCTTTCATTGAGTCGTGATTTGACTTCCCACTGGGTAGTGATTCAAGTCAAAGACACAGGTCAAGGTATTTCAGCCGAATTCCTACCCCACGTGTTTGAATATTTTCGTCAAGCTGATAGCAGTACAACCAGGAAATTTGGTGGATTAGGACTGGGATTAGCAATAGTTCGCCATTTGGTGGAGTTGCATGGTGGTAGTGCGATCGCCGATAGTCCAGGAATTGGACAGGGAGCAATTTTTACTGTCAGACTACCCGTGATGAAGGAGAATAGGGCAGAGGAGCAGGGGAGCAGGGGAGCAGGGGAGAGATTTAATTCCTCACTGTTCAATGGACTACGGGTATTAATTGTTGATGATGATGCTGATACTAGGGAGTTTGTGTCTTTCTTGCTGCAACAAAATGGGGCACTGATAACTATCGCCGCATCGGCAACTGAAGCCTTGGCTGCCATAGGACAGAATGTACCTGATTTATTAATCAGTGATTTAGCAATGCCTGAGATGGATGGCTATGATTTGATAAAGGAGATCAGAGCAATGCCAAAAGAGCAGGGTGGAGAAATTCTGGCGATCGCTCTGACGGCTTATGTGGGAGAAAGCGATCGCGATCGAGTTTTGGCAGCTGGCTTTCAAAAACACGTTGCCAAACCAGTACAACCAAATCAACTACTGACCTCGATTGCAGATTTGATCGGGCAACAATTCTAA
- a CDS encoding IS110 family transposase produces MTKHDTWVKLKPGNPYEPILDLFPDGMIPMRDPFPLERVTTALGEQVALWIVDLERLSSVQSIALAQTIAHHCGADPSEVAQEATAVGGFSMKHEWIESMECGPEGFQRQKELADFLEAAPQPPSGRAFNEFYNNQRARWIWNKTRNKASTLYPAFYSNPNVKKKQKSAFDFADYVAEIKPDYAILEPTGNHYSRLWASILNKLEIKILWVGHVELRRYRGGKNLPNKSDPADALAMAAYGHDPDHRLETGELNLRYFLMHRPEPIDELRDLCQQLEHLNRVQSPIANYGRQLLSWQFPEVAHTKSVSSKPGLLPPLWAWLAKRLEISPAGKTRLDNLYKKSIAHEYGITIDSILELHADWMCDISFYEQRLEARIVEMLSEEAFKPYMKVFDNFGFGLRVRSRLLTRIYPFESFLGVNGKPVIEYEVREVKKTERDRQNGETIVKRLAGETKRIKRNRSRDIFKMRLGMGTVLEQSGDGLVEKASGSQLCRISLWQYVLTGVETGRLPKNELTKELINYRDSLKANVSEQSQKLLGGKHIQGKLMSKVVNLLFGELCKMI; encoded by the coding sequence ATGACCAAACACGACACCTGGGTGAAACTCAAACCCGGTAACCCTTATGAACCAATCTTAGATTTATTCCCCGACGGGATGATACCCATGCGCGATCCTTTTCCCCTGGAGCGCGTGACCACAGCTTTAGGTGAACAAGTGGCGCTGTGGATAGTGGATTTAGAGCGCCTGAGTAGCGTTCAATCTATTGCCCTAGCCCAAACCATTGCCCACCACTGCGGTGCTGACCCAAGTGAGGTGGCACAAGAAGCAACCGCGGTGGGTGGCTTTTCTATGAAGCATGAGTGGATTGAGTCTATGGAATGTGGACCAGAAGGGTTTCAAAGGCAGAAAGAACTGGCTGATTTTTTGGAAGCTGCACCACAACCACCATCTGGTAGGGCTTTCAACGAATTCTATAACAACCAACGCGCGAGGTGGATCTGGAATAAAACTAGGAATAAAGCATCTACTTTATATCCGGCTTTTTACTCCAATCCCAATGTTAAAAAGAAGCAAAAATCAGCTTTTGACTTTGCTGATTATGTAGCAGAAATCAAGCCTGATTACGCAATCCTAGAACCAACCGGAAACCACTATTCCAGATTGTGGGCATCCATTCTCAATAAATTAGAAATCAAAATTCTGTGGGTTGGTCACGTCGAATTGCGGCGTTATCGCGGGGGTAAAAACCTCCCGAATAAAAGTGACCCCGCAGATGCTTTGGCTATGGCTGCCTACGGACATGACCCAGATCACCGACTGGAGACTGGGGAATTAAATCTGAGGTATTTCCTCATGCATCGCCCCGAACCCATTGATGAACTTCGCGACCTCTGCCAACAGCTTGAACACCTTAACCGGGTGCAGTCACCGATCGCCAATTATGGCAGACAGCTTTTATCTTGGCAGTTCCCCGAAGTAGCCCACACCAAGAGTGTATCTAGTAAACCAGGCTTGTTACCCCCCCTGTGGGCATGGTTAGCCAAGAGATTGGAAATTTCCCCCGCTGGCAAAACTCGACTTGACAATCTGTACAAAAAATCAATTGCTCACGAATATGGAATTACAATTGATTCCATCCTGGAACTGCACGCTGATTGGATGTGCGATATCTCATTCTATGAGCAGCGCTTAGAGGCAAGAATCGTTGAAATGCTCTCTGAGGAAGCATTCAAGCCTTACATGAAGGTGTTTGATAATTTCGGTTTTGGTTTACGAGTGCGATCGCGTTTACTCACCAGAATTTACCCCTTTGAGTCATTCCTGGGTGTAAACGGTAAACCCGTGATTGAGTATGAGGTTCGGGAGGTTAAAAAAACTGAGCGCGATCGTCAAAACGGAGAAACCATTGTCAAGCGCTTAGCTGGTGAGACAAAACGGATTAAACGTAACCGCAGCCGCGACATTTTTAAAATGAGATTAGGAATGGGTACCGTTTTAGAACAGTCGGGGGATGGACTTGTTGAAAAGGCTAGCGGTTCGCAGTTGTGTCGAATTAGCTTATGGCAGTACGTCTTAACGGGCGTGGAAACTGGCAGGCTACCAAAAAATGAACTGACCAAGGAATTAATCAACTACCGCGACTCACTCAAGGCTAATGTTAGTGAACAAAGTCAGAAGCTGCTAGGCGGTAAGCACATCCAAGGTAAGCTCATGAGTAAGGTTGTAAACCTATTGTTTGGTGAATTGTGTAAAATGATCTGA